The genomic DNA CCTCCAGCAAACCTCACAGTTCACCTTCAACGGCTTACAGAACGCTCCCCTACCCAACAACACATAGTGTCGCTGCCGCAGCTTCGGTGCACAGTTTAGCCCCGTTACATCTTCCGCGCAGGCCGACTCGACCAGTGAGCTATTACGCTTTCTTTAAATGATGGCTGCTTCTAAGCCAACATCCTGGCTGTCTGAGCCTTCCCACATCGTTTCCCACTTAACTGTGACTTTGGGACCTTAGCTGGCGGTCTGGGTTGTTTCCCTCTTCACGACGGACGTTAGCACCCGCCGTGTGTCTCCCGTGATAACATTCTTCGGTATTCGCAGTTTGCATCGGGTTGGTAAGTCGGGATGACCCCCTAGCCGAAACAGTGCTCTACCCCCGAAGATGAATTCACGAGGCGCTACCTAAATAGCTTTCGGGGAGAACCAGCTATCTCCCGGTTTGATTGGCCTTTCACCCCCAGCCACAAGTCATCCGCTAATTTTTCAACATTAGTCGGTTCGGTCCTCCAGTTAGTGTTACCCAACCTTCAACCTGCCCATGGCTAGATCACCGGGTTTCGGGTCTATACCCTGCAACTTAACGCCCAGTTAAGACTCGGTTTCCCTTCGGCTCCCCTATTCGGTTAACCTTGCTACAGAATATAAGTCGCTGACCCATTATACAAAAGGTACGCAGTCACCCCATAAAGAGGCTCCCACTGCTTGTACGTACACGGTTTCAGGTTCTTTTTCACTCCCCTCGCCGGGGTTCTTTTCGCCTTTCCCTCACGGTACTGGTTCACTATCGGTCAGTCAGGAGTATTTAGCCTTGGAGGATGGTCCCCCCATATTCAGACAGGATACCACGTGTCCCGCCCTACTCTTCGAGTTCACAACCTGTGCATTTTGGTGTACGGGACTATCACCCTGTACCGTCGGACTTTCCAGACCGTTCCACTAACACACAAGCTGATTCAGACTCTGGGCTGCTCCCCGTTCGCTCGCCGCTACTGGGGGAATCTCGGTTGATTTCTTTTCCTCGGGGTACTTAGATGTTTCAGTTCCCCCGGTTCGCTTCATTACGCTATGTATTCACGTAATGATAGTGTGACGAATCACACTGGGTTTCCCCATTCGGAAATCGCCGGTTATAACGGTTCATATCACCTTACCGACGCTTATCGCAGATTAGCACGTCCTTCATCGCCTCTGACTGCCAGGGCATCCACCGTGTACGCTTAGTCGCTTAACCTCACAACCCGAAGATGTTTCGTAAAACACCATCGTGTTGCGAAAATTTGAGAGACTCGAACACACCGCTTATCTGCTCTTATTACGGAGAACAGACACAGTGTGTCGTTTCAATTTTCAGCTTGATCCAGATTTTTAAAGAGCAAAACTTCGCAGTGAACCTTTTCAGGTACACTCTGAAGTTTTCTTGTATTGTTGCAGTAAAGATGGTGGAGCTATGCGGGATCGAACCGCAGACCTCCTGCGTGCAAAGCAGGCGCTCTCCCAGCTGAGCTATAGCCCCATCGTTTATGAATCTCCCTCAAATTCGCGGGACGAATTTGGTAGGCCTGAGTGGACTTGAACCACCGACCTCACCCTTATCAGGGGTGCGCTCTAACCACCTGAGCTACAAGCCTGCAGAGATTCTTTACTGCTATTTTTCATCAGACAATCTGTGTGAGCACTTCAAAGAACGCTTCTTTAAGGTAAGGAGGTGATCCAACCGCAGGTTCCCCTACGGTTACCTTGTTACGACTTCACCCCAGTCATGAATCACAAAGTGGTAAGCGCCCTCCCGAAGGTTAAGCTACCTACTTCTTTTGCAACCCACTCCCATGGTGTGACGGGCGGTGTGTACAAGGCCCGGGAACGTATTCACCGTAGCATTCTGATCTACGATTACTAGCGATTCCGACTTCATGGAGTCGAGTTGCAGACTCCAATCCGGACTACGACATACTTTATGAGGTCCGCTTGCTCTCGCGAGGTCGCTTCTCTTTGTATATGCCATTGTAGCACGTGTGTAGCCCTACTCGTAAGGGCCATGATGACTTGACGTCATCCCCACCTTCCTCCAGTTTATCACTGGCAGTCTCCTTTGAGTTCCCGGCCGGACCGCTGGCAACAAAGGATAAGGGTTGCGCTCGTTGCGGGACTTAACCCAACATTTCACAACACGAGCTGACGACAGCCATGCAGCACCTGTCTCAGAGTTCCCGAAGGCACCAAAGCATCTCTGCTAAGTTCTCTGGATGTCAAGAGTAGGTAAGGTTCTTCGCGTTGCATCGAATTAAACCACATGCTCCACCGCTTGTGCGGGCCCCCGTCAATTCATTTGAGTTTTAACCTTGCGGCCGTACTCCCCAGGCGGTCTATTTAACGCGTTAGCTCCGGAAGCCACTCCTCAAGGGAACAACCTCCAAATAGACATCGTTTACGGCGTGGACTACCAGGGTATCTAATCCTGTTTGCTCCCCACGCTTTCGCACCTGAGCGTCAGTCTTCGTCCAGGGGGCCGCCTTCGCCACCGGTATTCCTCCAGATCTCTACGCATTTCACCGCTACACCTGGAATTCTACCCCCCTCTACGAGACTCAAGCTTGCCAGTTTCAAATGCAGTTCCCAGGTTGAGCCCGGGGATTTCACATCTGACTTAACAAACCGCCTGCGTGCGCTTTACGCCCAGTAATTCCGATTAACGCTTGCACCCTCCGTATTACCGCGGCTGCTGGCACGGAGTTAGCCGGTGCTTCTTCTGCGAGTAACGTCAATCGCTAAGGTTATTAACCTTAACGCCTTCCTCCTCGCTGAAAGTACTTTACAACCCGAAGGCCTTCTTCATACACGCGGCATGGCTGCATCAGGCTTGCGCCCATTGTGCAATATTCCCCACTGCTGCCTCCCGTAGGAGTCTGGACCGTGTCTCAGTTCCAGTGTGGCTGGTCATCCTCTCAGACCAGCTAGGGATCGTCGCCTAGGTGAGCCGTTACCCCACCTACTAGCTAATCCCATCTGGGCACATCCGATGGTGTGAGGCCCGAAGGTCCCCCACTTTGGTCTTGCGACGTTATGCGGTATTAGCTACCGTTTCCAGTAGTTATCCCCCTCCATCGGGCAGTTTCCCAGACATTACTCACCCGTCCGCCACTCGTCACCCGAGAGCAAGCTCTCTGTGCTACCGTTCGACTTGCATGTGTTAGGCCTGCCGCCAGCGTTCAATCTGAGCCATGATCAAACTCTTCAATTTAAGTTTGATGCTCGTGAATTAAACTTCGTAATGAATTACGTGTTCACTCAGAGACTTGGTATTCATTTTTCGTCTTGCGACGTTAAGAATCCGTATCTTCGAGTGCCCACACAGATTGTCTGATAAATTGTTAAAGAGCAGTGCAACACGGCTTTCGCTCACTGTTGCGAGGTGGCGTATATTACGCTTTCCTCTTTCAGAGTCAACCCTGATTTTCAGGATTTTTTCTCTTCAACCTAACCGGCTAGTTGCTGTGAAGTGATTCACATCCGCCGTGTCGATGGAGGCGCATTATAGGGAGTTTCCCTGAGGCCGCAACCCTTAAATTGCAGAAAAATGACTGACTGCTGCATTCCACAGCAGAACCCCGCCTTATACCCATTTACACACAGAGTTATCCACAATTTTACGTTGCAATAACGTATGAGCGGCTATTCAGGTACGGATTTTCACGGTCGCGCTTTCCATTTACTTAGTTGATTTTCACCAGACCACCTTTAATCGTGAGTACCCCACCGCATCTACCGTTTGCGTTGAGCTGGCTTTATTGGTCAGCGTGGCTCTCGCTTCATTATTAATCGTGGTTGCCTTCTGGGTTAGCCCCGCTTTGGCTTCGCTGACGATATTGGTAGCATCCAGTTTCAGGTCCCTCACCGCGCAGGCTTTAAAATCGACCCCGCTTTTCAGCGTGAGCGACTGACTGCTTTCAAGCGTTAATGTGCCGGTGACCTTTATTGCCAGGTTACCATCTACATTTAAGGTGTAGTCACCATTCACTTTCGTCAGGTCATTACCGTCAACGGTATGTTGCTGGTCGCCCTTCACCCTGACGCTACGTTTGTCGTTGACCTCAGCGTGTCGCTTCCCTTCTTTATTATTACCGTGCGATTGCCCTTGTTAACGATCACTTTCTCATCGTCTAGAAGAGCGATCGTTTTTGACGTTAACGGTCTGGTCGCGGCCAATCGCCGTCGTGCTGTCGTTTAACACGTTCAGATGGAAATCTCTCTGCGCCTGCATCGCCAGCAACCCAGCGTCTTTTTTGTCATCGAAGCGCAGTTCGTAAAAACCTGTTTCGCTTTTAGTTTTAATGCCAGACTGGGTCTGTTTCGCCGGAAGCGAATACGGCAGGGCATTTGCGCCGGTATGCACGCAGCCAGTAATGAGCGGCTTATCCGGGCCGCCGTCGATAAAGCTCACCACCACCGATGCGTGGAATAAACTGCGCGCCAAAACCGTTGCCGCTCCAGGCGGTGGCGACCCGCAGCCAGCAGGAGCAGGTTTCGTCGTTTTTACCTTCTCTGTCCCACGGGAACTGCACCTTCACTCGCCCGAGTTTATCGGTCCAGATCGCCTCGCCGCTTTTGCCGACTACCTGCGCCGTTTGGGTGTGCATAAACGGTTTTGGCGTGCTGCTCTGAGGGCAATACGGCGTGTTTTTTAGGATGGCGGTGAAGCGGTTGCGATAGCGCTCACCGTCGTATTCATGGCTGACGGCGGTAATGAGCCAGTCAATGTTTAGAGATTTGTCATCATGATCGGTGAGCGTAAACCAGTGCCCGGCGGCCAGCGCCGCGCAGTCGCTTTCACCGACCAGCCGTTTCGCCTGCGCCTTCAGGGCGTTACCCTTCCCCGCCGTCAGCAAATGCAGCTTTGCCGAACGAATGGTTCCGGTTTCCCGCTTACTGCTCTGCGCTGCCTGGTACTGGACCTTTTTCTCACCTGGATTGGCGGGAAGGCGCTGTTATCATCTGACAGCACCAGCGTGAGCTTGACTTTCTGATGGGTAAAGAACCAGAAAATCCCCTCCTGCTCCAGCAGTCGCGAAACAAAATTAAAGCCGCTTTCGTTGTATTGCAGGCAGTATTCGCGCTTCTCTGGTTTGGTTCAGACACAAAAAAAGACGTCCGTTGACGTCTATTGATGTTCCGATGGTGCGAAGGCCGCACCGCGATTTTCAGCATAACAACATGAAATCAATGGATTTATAAAAATACGCAGTTGCTTTGTATACTCACATGTATACTCAGCACCATTTCTTAAGAAATCAATTCATTCAATACTACTCATCATCGTCTTCCACTGGTTCCAGTACGTCAAGCGCAACTCGCACCATCGCAATAGAACCTATACGGATAAAAGCATCCTCCCCATCCTCATCAGTTATCATGTAGCGATCTGCTGTTTCAGGCTCACAATCCAGCATTTCAAAGAACGCGTTCAACTGACCGATATCCCCCGCCTCCTCATTTTGCGGCGCATCAGACTCAACACTCAGCGGTATCACTGGCCCACCGTTGACCAGAGTGATATGAACATTGAAATAATCGTCCTCGTAGTCATCCTCTTCATCAACGATTGTTGGTAAACCATCAGCCAGAAACTGATGAAATACCACTTCACGTATATTTAATGCGTAGCGATGCTGCTCGGAATTAAAAACAAAGAAACGTTCTATATTAGGGGCGGTCTGTTCCTGAAAATAATAATAGAATCGCCGCTTATCCGCAGAAGATATAGGCAATAGCAGGTAATCCTGCTGCCCCTGTAGCCAAAGTTTTACGGTCCAGAGGTTGCAGTCCATTTCGATGCCACTGGTCGCAATATTTTCCAGCTCCTCATCGCTACAACTATACTGACTGCGCACTTTTTTCAGTGTGTTTTCGCCACCAGGAAAGACGGCATTTAGCGGTTTATCCAGCGCTGAACATATTGCCTGCGCAAGCCCCAGTCGGGCTGCAACCTTTCCACTTTCGATACGCTGAATTTGCTGCTGGCTGGTTCCGACCATAAATGCCAGTTCGCGTTGGGTGATAGATAGCTGGGTACGAAGCTGTTTGATGTTGTTCTGTAACATGGCATCCATCCTTCAGAAGGAGACAGAAAGTACCATTAAAACACATAAATGAGTAAAGACACAAAATCGTGTTTTTACTCAGTAATCAGCGCTCGTGAACGAAAAGAAAATCTCTTCAGCGTTCTTCTTTTGTATGCCAGAGATCCACGATATAGATATCATTGTCACGAAGTTCGTAGTGAACCTCGTAATCATCAAATAACACTTTTCGGACTTCCCGAGGTTCATACCGAGGCTGCTGTACGCCAATTGCCGGATGCGCTGCAAGGCCAGCGCATCCAGTAATCAGGCGATCCAAAACGTCATCGGCGTGCTGGCGGCTATACTGAAGGGCAAAACGGTAGATACGCTCCAAGTCATCCTGAGCTTTAAGCGTCCAGTAAATTTCCATTTATCAAGCTTTCTTTAAACGGTTAGCGAAATCCACCATGTTCGAATGACTCACCACACGACCAGCATCCACATCGGCAAGACCGGCCTGGATACTCTGATGACGCCGTTCTCTTTCGGCCAGCATACTGGTCAACGCTTCCTTAATAATCCAGCTCTTAGAACGATCTAACTCAATTGCCAGATTTTCAACAGCAGCAGCCAACTCCACTGGTATCTGTGCGCTGATGGTTTGTTTAGTAAGCGAACCCATAGGGATTATCTCCTTTAATAACATTTAATAACTCCTATTAAGATTAGCATAGAGGTGCCTATAAAAACATCACATCTCATTTTGCAGGCAACATCCCCGGAAAGTGCTTTGCCACAATGTCATTCATCTTTTCCACCAGATCCAGCCGTTTGAACGTGATATGCCCGCTCCCCTTCTGAAAGTAGCGAATGATGAACAAATCATCTTCGAAAACCTGCTGATGCGGGTTATCGCGCACAAAATCCATAAACCGGATGGAGACATCATGCCGGTTATCGGGAATGGTTTTGCCATCCAGCAGATACAGCATCCGCTCCAGATCGGCGAGCTGATCGCGCCGCCAGCCCCAGTTTAGGCTGTAGCCCCATCGGTCATGTTTCACCAGATTGTTAACGATGATCTTCTTGCCGAAGTAGCAAGGGTTATTGGTTTTATAGTCCCAGCTCAACCCTTTAAACACATTGATAATGCCGCGCTCAAAAACGTCCTGCTTGTTATGGTGCAACTGCTCAAAGGTACTCAGGATATTGGCTTCGCTGATGGCCGGAAGATCGCCCTCCTCCAGGTTCTTCGCCCACTGACTACGGGCTTCAGCGTCCATCAAGGTTAACATCCCGGATTTCAGCATCAGATCGCGCCAGATGCTGCGATCGATATTGCGGGCGATAACTGGCAGAGCTTTGTCAGTTGCCTGCATCAACCAGCAGTCAAAAGCCCGCCCCTGTCGCATCGCCCAGTGCTCCGCCGTGTTGCCGCCAATACCGGATGTCAGTCGGGAAATCTCATCAAGCTGGTGGATCACGGCTTCAATCTGTTGCAGCGCAGCATTCCGCCCGGTGACGATCCGTTCAATATTTGTCGAGCAGATAAGTTCGTTATGGTTAGTTAACACTTCAGCTTCTGTTTGCATAATTTTTCGTCCGTATAAAAGCAAACGCGCCCGCCGGGAATGGCAGGCGCATTATGCAGGGAGTTAACAGGGATGAAAGATCGGGAATGGAATACGGGAAGGCCGCTCGCAAGATTCAGTGCGCCGCCAGATGACGGCGACCTCGCAACAGGCCCGTTGCCTGTCGCGCCCGCAGAATATCAACAGCCCTAAGGTAAGGTGATGCGTCCTGCCAACCGAATCCTTTGCGATCGATACGAACCAGTTCGTATTTCTCCACAATAAAATTCACGGCATTAGCCAGCGTGATACCGGCGTCAATGTGTTCCTGAATCACTTTCTCTTCGCTAAACGGCGTGTCGTTGAGCGTGAGGCCATAATGCTTAGCCAGCAAATGCGTCAGCATTTTCTGCCAGATTTCGACAGGCGACGGCTGTGATGGTGTCGCCCGGTATGGGTGGTTGTATTGGGTTTGCATAATGAAATTCCGTTGGTAAACAGATATTGAGGGAGGATGCCGGTCAGCTTTTAACGATGGTTGGGTAAAGCGAAAGATAAACGTAACCAAACGATCCGCACGTATCGGCTTCACAGGTTATGCCACGAATTTCAGTCGTAAAACGTCTGGCCTCGCGCGGATTGAGTGCGCCAGTGCGTAAAGCAGCCTCCATCTGTTTAATAAACATCGGAAATACGATATTCAGCGTCTTTAGTTGCGCCGGGGTAAATTCACCGTAAATACCCGCCCGGTCAGCCAGATAGTGCAGGTGATTACCCTCCTGAACTAACCGCGCGCCAAATGACGGGAAGACATCTTTCCGTAGTCCCCATACCGGTGTGGATGTAGTTTTATTTATTTTCATTTTTAGCTTTCCTTAAAGATGATTAATTCAGGGTCACGCAGCGCAGGAGTGCATACGGTCCGTATTGGTCCTGACGACGTTCGGCAAAGACGGCCAGTACGCCGCTGATCTCGGGTACGTGACGACCGGTGTAATGACAGACGCTGCCGGTCCAGCGGTAATGACCAGTACAGTAAGAGGCCAGCCGCGCGCCGGGCGTCTGCCGGTAAATCGTCATCGCCTGGCGTTTACTGACGATGTTCATAGCCAGCCTCTCTCAGCAAACGAAACAATTTCCCGGTGGCCGACGATGAAGTGATCGAGTGTCCGTACCTCAACCAGCAGCAGCGTATTTTGCAAATTACTGGTGATAAGCCGGTCCGCTTTGCTGGGCTCTGCCGTGCCGGAAGGATGGTTATGCGCGAGGATCACCGCAGCGGCGTTATGGCGCAGCGCTGCTTTCACGATTTCACGGGGATGCACTTCGGTATGGTTGATAGTTCCAGTGAACAGGGTTTCACAGGCCAGTAGCTGGTGCTGGTTATCCAGAAACAGAACTATAAATTCCTCCCGCTCCAGTGCGGCCATTTTCAGCCGCAGCCAGTCACGGGTTTCCTCTGCCGAGAGGAACGATACACCGGGCTGGCGCAGGTGCTGTTCCAGTATCGACAGTGCCTGATGGATGATGCGCTGAGCGCCAGGGGTCAGACTGATTGCCGCAGAGGGTATTACATCGGGCTGGATGGCAACCAGCGATAGTGCTGTGTTCATAAGGGGTTTCCTCAGTCAATCAGCCGCATGATGCCGCTGCATTCAGGATGGGCCAGCGCGTAATCGCGCAGGCGGTAGTAGTGCTCACTGATAGCCTGACAACTGGTGCGGCAGGCATGGTGACTCCAGGCCATCAGGCACACCGCGATACCGGTGGCTTCGGTGCTGAGCTCAGCGTCATTGCCGTTGTGTTCGTTAAACAACGTGTAGCTCTCTTGCTCCGGCGGAGTCAGGAACGCGCCGCCATTCGACAGTATGTGAAAATCCCAGATGCCGCCCTGATAGTCGGTGCTCCAGAGGTCAAGCCAGGAAAACACCTGAGGCTCCAGAAAGACCCACTGGCGGACGCGCCCAAAGCGACGACCCCAGAAGGCGATTCGTTCTTCGTCGGGAACAAGGCTGGCCGTGATGATGGTGCGGTCAGGTTGCATCTGGCGTACCGGTGTTTTTGCTTCAGGTGTAGTGGTGTGTTGCATGATAAAATCTCTCTGCAAATTAATGAGTTGGATAGATAAAGTGAAAAAGGATGTGGTGCTGTCGGGTATCAACTCAGCGCCTGCTGGAGTTCTTCGGCCATCACCCATAACGCCCGGTTGAGCTTCAGGTCGCCATCGATGCCTTTCACGGCACGGGTGTGACTGCGTTTCCCCTGAGCTGAACGGCCCGACAGACCGCCTTTTATCAGCGACTCCTGGATGCGGTTATAGACCGTCCACAGGTCGCCGGATTCGTCCTGCCAGCGGCGGGGGGCCAGAATTTGCGCTTCAGTTACCGGCTGGTGGTCTTCACCAAAGCGGTAAGTCAGCGCGGCCTTTGCAAAAGCCTGTTGTGCGGGAGGTGGAAGTTGCAGCGACTGCATGGCCTCGCGTTTTTCCTCCACGCGGTCAAACACGCCGAGCACCTCGTAAGCGCCTTTGATAACCTTCTCCACCACGTCTCCCCGATGCGGCACGCGGATTTCACCCAATGACTGACCGCAGACGAGCGAATTGGTACAGACGCT from Klebsiella sp. WP3-W18-ESBL-02 includes the following:
- the vgrG gene encoding type VI secretion system tip protein VgrG; its protein translation is MLTAGKGNALKAQAKRLVGESDCAALAAGHWFTLTDHDDKSLNIDWLITAVSHEYDGERYRNRFTAILKNTPYCPQSSTPKPFMHTQTAQVVGKSGEAIWTDKLGRVKVQFPWDREGKNDETCSCWLRVATAWSGNGFGAQFIPRIGGGELYRRRPG
- a CDS encoding helix-turn-helix transcriptional regulator; protein product: MLQNNIKQLRTQLSITQRELAFMVGTSQQQIQRIESGKVAARLGLAQAICSALDKPLNAVFPGGENTLKKVRSQYSCSDEELENIATSGIEMDCNLWTVKLWLQGQQDYLLLPISSADKRRFYYYFQEQTAPNIERFFVFNSEQHRYALNIREVVFHQFLADGLPTIVDEEDDYEDDYFNVHITLVNGGPVIPLSVESDAPQNEEAGDIGQLNAFFEMLDCEPETADRYMITDEDGEDAFIRIGSIAMVRVALDVLEPVEDDDE
- a CDS encoding type II toxin-antitoxin system RelE/ParE family toxin yields the protein MEIYWTLKAQDDLERIYRFALQYSRQHADDVLDRLITGCAGLAAHPAIGVQQPRYEPREVRKVLFDDYEVHYELRDNDIYIVDLWHTKEER
- a CDS encoding DUF4942 domain-containing protein; translated protein: MQTEAEVLTNHNELICSTNIERIVTGRNAALQQIEAVIHQLDEISRLTSGIGGNTAEHWAMRQGRAFDCWLMQATDKALPVIARNIDRSIWRDLMLKSGMLTLMDAEARSQWAKNLEEGDLPAISEANILSTFEQLHHNKQDVFERGIINVFKGLSWDYKTNNPCYFGKKIIVNNLVKHDRWGYSLNWGWRRDQLADLERMLYLLDGKTIPDNRHDVSIRFMDFVRDNPHQQVFEDDLFIIRYFQKGSGHITFKRLDLVEKMNDIVAKHFPGMLPAK
- a CDS encoding TA system toxin CbtA family protein translates to MQTQYNHPYRATPSQPSPVEIWQKMLTHLLAKHYGLTLNDTPFSEEKVIQEHIDAGITLANAVNFIVEKYELVRIDRKGFGWQDASPYLRAVDILRARQATGLLRGRRHLAAH
- a CDS encoding DUF987 family protein: MNIVSKRQAMTIYRQTPGARLASYCTGHYRWTGSVCHYTGRHVPEISGVLAVFAERRQDQYGPYALLRCVTLN
- the radC gene encoding RadC family protein, whose translation is MNTALSLVAIQPDVIPSAAISLTPGAQRIIHQALSILEQHLRQPGVSFLSAEETRDWLRLKMAALEREEFIVLFLDNQHQLLACETLFTGTINHTEVHPREIVKAALRHNAAAVILAHNHPSGTAEPSKADRLITSNLQNTLLLVEVRTLDHFIVGHREIVSFAERGWL
- a CDS encoding DUF932 domain-containing protein, with the protein product MRLASRFGWINQIRRDRPLTHEELMQVVPSVFSEDRHESRSDRYAYIPTITLLENLQREGFQPFFACQSRVRDPGKREHTKHLLRLRRAGQITGVQVPEIILLNSHDGSSSYQMLPGYFRSVCTNSLVCGQSLGEIRVPHRGDVVEKVIKGAYEVLGVFDRVEEKREAMQSLQLPPPAQQAFAKAALTYRFGEDHQPVTEAQILAPRRWQDESGDLWTVYNRIQESLIKGGLSGRSAQGKRSHTRAVKGIDGDLKLNRALWVMAEELQQALS
- a CDS encoding CopG family ribbon-helix-helix protein, with the protein product MGSLTKQTISAQIPVELAAAVENLAIELDRSKSWIIKEALTSMLAERERRHQSIQAGLADVDAGRVVSHSNMVDFANRLKKA
- a CDS encoding antirestriction protein, whose protein sequence is MQPDRTIITASLVPDEERIAFWGRRFGRVRQWVFLEPQVFSWLDLWSTDYQGGIWDFHILSNGGAFLTPPEQESYTLFNEHNGNDAELSTEATGIAVCLMAWSHHACRTSCQAISEHYYRLRDYALAHPECSGIMRLID
- a CDS encoding phage late control D family protein, which codes for MQYNESGFNFVSRLLEQEGIFWFFTHQKVKLTLVLSDDNSAFPPIQVRKRSSTRQRRAVSGKPEPFVRQSCIC
- a CDS encoding type IV toxin-antitoxin system YeeU family antitoxin, which translates into the protein MKINKTTSTPVWGLRKDVFPSFGARLVQEGNHLHYLADRAGIYGEFTPAQLKTLNIVFPMFIKQMEAALRTGALNPREARRFTTEIRGITCEADTCGSFGYVYLSLYPTIVKS
- a CDS encoding bacteriophage T4 gp5 trimerisation domain-containing protein, with translation MARSLFHASVVVSFIDGGPDKPLITGCVHTGANALPYSLPAKQTQSGIKTKSETGFYELRFDDKKDAGLLAMQAQRDFHLNVLNDSTTAIGRDQTVNVKNDRSSRR